One genomic segment of Paenibacillus xylanexedens includes these proteins:
- a CDS encoding MFS transporter, whose product MPQWKRNLYILWFGLFFNHMAYSLSVPFFPIFLQNDLGIQSGLEAWSGISISISFLISGLCAPFWGSLADKYGSKLMLVRSGVGLGIAHLANFFVYDPYTFIAVRVFQGLMAGFHPASITLIGTNTPEKQVGYALGVISTASAAGGILGPLVGGVLSHWIGLRGCFIASAVITLLAALMVLGVKESRQTRTIVPTKIIGDLKRAASTPGLMRIYGLILLVSTSVLIIEPVLTLYVVQIGGDVGSATLSAGIVFSAIGVATVIMGPRWGKIGGRIGYEKTLFIGLIGGGIGSLLQMTATNLIYFGSLRFVYGLFFAAVYPALNALIIKYADHDFRGRAVSLSQTASQFGIVLGPLIGGFLGGWIGIPYIFLFTGIVLLGAAWAVRVSDVKQADKPGLGMATAEVSGNSIKK is encoded by the coding sequence ATGCCACAATGGAAGAGAAATCTGTATATTCTGTGGTTCGGCCTGTTTTTCAATCATATGGCGTACTCGCTATCCGTTCCGTTCTTTCCTATATTCCTGCAAAATGATCTCGGTATCCAGAGTGGCTTGGAAGCTTGGTCGGGTATCTCCATCTCCATCAGCTTTCTGATCAGCGGATTATGCGCACCCTTCTGGGGATCACTGGCTGATAAATATGGCAGCAAACTGATGCTGGTCCGTTCCGGAGTGGGGCTAGGCATTGCACATCTGGCTAACTTCTTTGTGTATGATCCGTATACGTTTATCGCGGTGAGGGTCTTTCAGGGACTCATGGCTGGTTTTCATCCCGCCTCGATTACTCTGATCGGCACCAATACTCCGGAGAAACAGGTGGGTTATGCACTTGGCGTGATCTCTACGGCCAGCGCTGCGGGCGGAATTCTTGGTCCTCTTGTCGGTGGTGTATTGAGTCACTGGATCGGACTGCGGGGATGTTTCATTGCATCCGCTGTAATTACATTGCTCGCGGCTCTGATGGTCCTCGGTGTTAAGGAGTCACGACAAACTCGTACGATCGTTCCAACGAAGATCATAGGGGATTTGAAAAGAGCGGCTTCCACGCCGGGTTTGATGCGAATCTACGGTTTGATTCTCTTAGTCTCGACCTCCGTGCTCATCATCGAACCGGTGCTGACGCTCTATGTGGTCCAGATTGGCGGAGATGTTGGCAGTGCAACACTCAGTGCAGGAATTGTCTTCTCGGCGATTGGTGTGGCAACCGTCATTATGGGGCCGCGATGGGGGAAGATTGGTGGAAGGATCGGATACGAGAAAACCCTGTTTATCGGTCTGATCGGCGGTGGGATTGGCAGTCTGCTGCAAATGACAGCAACGAATCTGATTTATTTTGGCAGCCTGCGATTTGTTTATGGTCTATTCTTTGCCGCGGTCTATCCGGCGCTTAATGCCCTGATCATCAAATATGCTGATCACGATTTTCGTGGGAGGGCTGTCAGTCTGAGTCAGACGGCGAGTCAGTTCGGTATTGTGCTTGGACCGTTAATTGGTGGTTTTCTCGGTGGATGGATCGGCATTCCGTATATTTTTCTATTTACAGGGATTGTATTGCTTGGAGCGGCTTGGGCAGTCCGGGTAAGTGATGTGAAACAGGCGGATAAACCGGGATTAGGCATGGCAACAGCAGAAGTTAGCGGAAACAGCATAAAGAAATGA
- a CDS encoding ArsR/SmtB family transcription factor has product MNYTVEVDFAPIYECVSTLSAFMSKQNHTNLDAGKRWVRDVQDRFSPAKLQQMRDTMKATDNFSLAPYIWSCSGERSVNGFLNWLEELSSGQLYDIAARFKLSVPSNLSELRSRTSEVLREWDTQYFGHIDPAIIEGLFLEAESRRSSLNGTNDQEVYEQATQGMRIYPNHTLKKIILIPQYHARPFVTSVIFDEMIFTNYSCDILPTEPGRPDPGLLRLTRALSDENRLFILRLLAGKQLTFTEIVREVGLSKSTVHYHLIALRAAGLIIVHYDYKNTEYSLRLEALNNLPRQIGAYIEG; this is encoded by the coding sequence ATGAACTACACAGTAGAAGTTGATTTTGCGCCAATTTATGAATGTGTAAGCACCCTGAGCGCTTTTATGAGTAAACAAAATCATACTAACCTGGATGCCGGGAAACGGTGGGTTCGTGATGTACAGGATCGATTCTCTCCAGCCAAACTTCAACAAATGCGAGATACGATGAAAGCCACAGACAATTTCAGCCTTGCGCCATATATATGGAGCTGTTCAGGGGAACGTTCGGTGAATGGCTTTTTGAATTGGCTTGAAGAGTTGTCCTCAGGACAATTGTATGACATCGCCGCTCGCTTTAAGTTATCTGTCCCCTCCAATCTGTCCGAATTGCGCAGTCGGACATCCGAAGTGCTACGAGAATGGGATACTCAGTATTTTGGGCACATCGATCCGGCAATTATTGAGGGACTCTTTTTGGAAGCTGAATCGAGACGTTCCAGTCTGAACGGGACGAATGACCAAGAGGTCTATGAACAAGCTACACAGGGCATGAGGATATATCCCAACCATACGCTAAAAAAAATAATCCTCATCCCTCAATATCATGCACGTCCATTTGTCACCTCAGTGATCTTTGACGAGATGATCTTCACTAATTATTCTTGCGATATTCTTCCAACAGAACCGGGACGACCAGACCCTGGGTTACTGCGTCTAACCCGGGCACTGTCCGATGAAAACAGACTGTTCATTTTAAGACTACTGGCTGGTAAACAGCTGACCTTCACTGAAATTGTCCGTGAGGTTGGACTGTCCAAGAGCACGGTGCATTACCATCTAATAGCCTTGCGAGCAGCCGGGCTAATTATCGTGCATTATGATTACAAAAACACCGAATATAGCCTGCGCTTGGAAGCTCTAAACAACCTTCCACGGCAGATTGGAGCTTATATTGAAGGTTGA
- a CDS encoding MFS transporter: MLKRSYYGLLATVTLSSLGDVFGLLAMEWLVYELTASKLAMGAMALSFSIPEVVFRLLGSPLSDRLHRGRFMAGLAAVRLLALLLPLSMGIAGQLQLWHLFLAAALSGACSALFMPTAMATVPGVAGEHKLLRAFAVIDGCRNAAALLGPAIAGALTAASGALPTLGINAICYIAAITALLYLPTMQKPAAQASFSLKSYIRDIGEGFSFYRRFPAMLSIMVMVSISNMSSVAIWTMMIPFVREVLHRDAAAMGTLTTASAFGTLAGLAIISWMGEIKRRRTVMLCSLAVIGLFNALLGLFPSYPFALIALCAAGAAGPFFGSLSSSLHGTLVPSSLQGRVNSIRFLIGGGLQPVGAFAGATVAEVFGLPFLFLSLGLLPFICSIAASFLPNLKDLNGDLDTLLHKPSNKVCITSS; this comes from the coding sequence ATGCTGAAGCGAAGTTACTACGGTTTATTGGCTACTGTTACTCTTAGTTCTCTAGGTGATGTGTTTGGTCTTTTGGCCATGGAATGGCTTGTTTATGAATTAACTGCCTCTAAGCTAGCCATGGGTGCTATGGCACTAAGCTTCAGCATTCCTGAGGTAGTCTTCCGGCTACTTGGATCACCGCTGTCAGACCGACTGCATCGTGGACGGTTCATGGCCGGATTGGCTGCAGTACGACTGTTGGCTCTTTTGTTGCCACTGAGTATGGGTATTGCGGGCCAATTACAACTTTGGCACCTGTTTCTCGCCGCAGCACTCAGCGGAGCCTGCTCCGCCCTCTTCATGCCAACGGCCATGGCTACTGTACCAGGTGTAGCTGGCGAACACAAACTTCTGCGGGCATTCGCAGTGATCGATGGTTGTCGAAATGCCGCTGCTTTGCTGGGACCTGCCATTGCCGGAGCTCTAACGGCTGCATCCGGAGCGTTACCAACACTTGGCATCAACGCTATTTGCTACATTGCAGCCATCACCGCACTGCTCTATCTGCCCACAATGCAGAAACCAGCAGCTCAAGCATCTTTTTCTCTCAAATCTTATATCCGAGATATTGGAGAGGGTTTCTCTTTTTATCGGCGATTCCCAGCCATGCTCTCGATTATGGTAATGGTTTCGATCAGCAATATGTCCTCCGTAGCCATCTGGACCATGATGATTCCTTTTGTCCGCGAAGTACTTCACCGGGATGCCGCCGCCATGGGCACTCTGACCACCGCTTCTGCATTTGGCACACTAGCAGGACTAGCTATTATCTCGTGGATGGGTGAAATCAAGAGAAGACGCACGGTCATGCTGTGCAGTTTAGCTGTGATTGGGCTTTTCAACGCTTTGTTGGGACTATTTCCGAGTTACCCATTTGCACTTATTGCCTTATGTGCTGCAGGAGCAGCCGGACCTTTCTTCGGTTCTCTAAGCTCTTCGTTACATGGTACGCTTGTGCCCAGTTCTCTACAAGGCCGGGTTAATTCGATCCGTTTTCTGATTGGTGGAGGGTTACAACCCGTAGGCGCTTTTGCAGGTGCAACGGTTGCAGAAGTCTTTGGCCTTCCCTTCCTCTTTCTGTCTTTAGGTCTTCTTCCTTTCATCTGTTCGATAGCTGCTTCATTTCTCCCGAATCTGAAAGATTTGAATGGTGACCTCGATACTCTACTACATAAGCCATCCAATAAAGTTTGTATTACCAGCAGTTAA
- a CDS encoding GNAT family N-acetyltransferase, with protein sequence MNPITMRQAVQADQEQLADLRALVLYDDLTRLGRYDDVKVRERFRNTFNPAQTQIIEVEGSMVGCVALKSKSEAYLLEHFYIHPDYQGQRIGTQVLNMLLEQDEVQGKRVILNVLQGSPARRLYERFGFVLDSEDEVDVFMSVQVPE encoded by the coding sequence ATGAACCCAATAACAATGCGTCAAGCTGTACAGGCAGACCAAGAGCAACTCGCTGATTTGCGAGCCTTGGTATTATACGATGATCTAACCAGACTGGGAAGGTACGATGATGTGAAGGTGCGTGAACGTTTCCGGAATACATTCAATCCTGCCCAGACACAGATTATTGAAGTGGAGGGTTCAATGGTAGGTTGTGTAGCGTTGAAGTCCAAGTCTGAGGCATATCTATTGGAACATTTCTACATACATCCCGATTATCAAGGCCAGAGAATAGGAACTCAGGTACTGAACATGCTGCTGGAACAGGATGAAGTTCAGGGGAAACGTGTTATTTTAAATGTTTTGCAGGGAAGCCCTGCTCGTCGATTGTATGAACGATTTGGATTTGTGTTGGATAGTGAAGACGAGGTTGATGTGTTTATGTCGGTCCAAGTGCCGGAATAG
- a CDS encoding ROK family protein: protein MRIGAIEAGGTKFVCGVGNEHGQIEDRISFPTEHPETTLAKVIDYFRDKDVEAIGIGSFGPIDLQPDSPTYGYITTTPKPGWGNCNVVGTLKHEFPVPFGWDTDVNAAALGEATWGAAQGLDNCVYYTIGTGVGVGLVAGGQRVHGLLHPEGGHIRTRRHPDDHFAGLCPYHGDCLEGMAAGPAIEARWQIPGSELPADHPAWEIESFYIAESITTAILLHSPQKIILGGGVMQQDHLFPMIREQVVRNLNGYVNVAPITQHIDQYIVQPGLGQHAGLCGALALGLEALQHAAQAPHAS from the coding sequence ATGCGTATTGGAGCTATAGAAGCGGGCGGAACAAAGTTTGTATGTGGTGTAGGTAATGAGCATGGACAGATTGAAGATCGGATCAGCTTTCCAACAGAACATCCGGAGACTACCCTTGCCAAGGTGATCGACTATTTTAGGGATAAAGATGTGGAAGCCATAGGGATCGGCTCCTTTGGTCCGATTGATCTGCAACCGGATAGTCCCACCTATGGTTATATTACGACCACACCTAAGCCTGGGTGGGGAAACTGTAATGTGGTTGGAACTTTGAAGCATGAATTTCCGGTTCCTTTTGGATGGGATACGGATGTGAATGCTGCCGCGCTCGGTGAAGCGACGTGGGGAGCGGCGCAAGGACTGGACAACTGTGTATATTACACGATTGGTACAGGAGTTGGTGTTGGACTTGTGGCAGGGGGCCAGCGAGTCCACGGATTGCTACATCCCGAGGGCGGACATATTCGGACAAGACGCCATCCAGACGATCACTTTGCCGGATTATGCCCATATCATGGCGATTGCCTGGAGGGGATGGCTGCAGGACCAGCCATTGAAGCTCGCTGGCAAATCCCTGGCAGTGAACTGCCGGCAGATCATCCGGCGTGGGAGATCGAATCCTTTTACATTGCGGAGTCGATTACTACGGCCATCTTGCTTCATTCGCCGCAGAAGATCATCTTGGGCGGTGGAGTGATGCAGCAAGATCATCTGTTTCCTATGATCCGGGAGCAGGTAGTGCGGAATCTCAATGGTTATGTAAATGTAGCCCCAATCACGCAACATATCGACCAATATATTGTGCAGCCCGGATTGGGCCAGCATGCAGGCCTATGTGGTGCGTTAGCATTGGGTCTGGAAGCATTGCAGCATGCAGCACAAGCGCCACATGCTTCGTAG
- a CDS encoding glycoside hydrolase family 32 protein yields MSTILKQDYRNEYHFSPKEKWMNDPNGMVFFNGEYHLFYQHHPHGTTWGPMHWGHAVSRDLISWEELPIALLPDENGTIFSGSAVVDWNNTTGFFEGEPGLVAIFTHHLEVKNQDAIQTQSLAYSKDSGRTWTKYEGNPVLKHESFVDFRDPKVFWHEQSKEWVMIIACGQTVCLYRSPNLKDWKLGSEFGAGIGSHDGVWECPDLFPLAVDGDSGQEKWVMLVSIGADPAFIEGSRTQYFTGDFDGTTFVPDEASHTVRWIDYGRDNYAGVSWSDVPEEDGRRLIIGWMSNWMYANQTPTNNYRGAMTIARELTLETRAGEVILIQRPARELEQARTLVLSLQDASIQQVSEELNTLQLVNYEIHAEWTQDQSFHFALRSSADHETVVGVDSIRSEVYVDRSRSGIGNFHELFLSRHTAELKEVNGNQSLRIFVDHSSVEVFANDGQAVITDLIYPDADCQGIFAHAENTDLVFSSLHIYEISSTKATG; encoded by the coding sequence ATGTCGACAATTCTTAAACAAGATTACAGAAATGAATACCATTTTTCACCGAAAGAGAAGTGGATGAACGACCCGAACGGCATGGTGTTTTTCAATGGGGAGTATCACTTGTTCTATCAGCATCACCCACATGGAACCACATGGGGCCCCATGCATTGGGGTCATGCAGTGAGCCGGGACCTGATCTCCTGGGAGGAACTTCCGATAGCCTTACTCCCCGATGAGAATGGCACTATATTCTCGGGAAGCGCCGTAGTGGATTGGAATAATACGACCGGATTCTTTGAGGGTGAGCCAGGATTGGTTGCTATTTTCACCCATCATCTTGAAGTTAAAAACCAAGATGCCATACAAACCCAGAGTCTGGCATATAGCAAAGACAGCGGCAGAACCTGGACTAAGTACGAGGGTAATCCGGTATTAAAGCATGAGTCCTTTGTTGATTTCCGTGATCCCAAAGTGTTCTGGCATGAGCAGAGCAAGGAGTGGGTTATGATTATCGCTTGTGGTCAAACGGTATGTCTGTATCGTTCTCCCAATCTGAAGGATTGGAAGTTAGGAAGTGAATTTGGCGCCGGGATTGGTTCACACGATGGCGTATGGGAATGCCCCGACCTGTTCCCGCTTGCAGTGGATGGCGATTCAGGGCAGGAGAAATGGGTGATGCTCGTTAGCATCGGTGCAGATCCTGCTTTTATTGAAGGCTCCAGAACACAATATTTTACCGGAGATTTTGATGGAACTACATTTGTCCCAGACGAGGCATCCCATACGGTTCGCTGGATTGATTATGGTCGGGATAACTACGCAGGAGTTAGTTGGTCTGACGTTCCTGAGGAAGATGGAAGACGCCTCATTATCGGCTGGATGAGCAACTGGATGTATGCCAACCAGACGCCAACCAATAACTACCGTGGAGCAATGACCATTGCCCGGGAGTTGACACTGGAGACAAGAGCGGGAGAAGTTATATTAATTCAACGTCCTGCACGTGAACTTGAGCAAGCCCGTACGCTTGTATTGTCCCTGCAGGATGCTTCGATTCAGCAAGTGAGTGAGGAGTTGAACACTTTGCAACTCGTGAACTATGAGATCCATGCAGAGTGGACTCAGGATCAGTCGTTCCATTTTGCACTAAGAAGCAGCGCAGATCACGAGACGGTCGTTGGTGTAGACTCGATCCGAAGTGAAGTGTACGTTGATCGTAGTCGATCGGGCATCGGCAATTTTCATGAACTTTTCCTGAGCCGTCATACAGCTGAGTTAAAAGAAGTGAACGGAAATCAAAGTTTGCGTATCTTTGTAGATCATTCATCTGTGGAGGTATTTGCAAATGATGGTCAGGCGGTTATTACGGATCTGATCTATCCGGATGCGGATTGCCAAGGCATCTTTGCTCATGCAGAAAATACAGATCTGGTTTTCTCTTCACTTCATATCTATGAGATATCATCAACCAAGGCTACAGGTTAA
- a CDS encoding ABC transporter substrate-binding protein, giving the protein MKKVNKSRKAVTTASISMLSAMLFLTACGGGGGGGAASEAQSPDGKVTLNFITQSSPLAPADPNDKLINKRLEEKTNVHINWKNYTSDVFAEKRNLAVASGDLPDAIFDAGYGDYDLLKLAKDGAIIPLEDMIEQHMPNLKKVLEEAPEYKSMITAPDGHIYSFPWIEELGSGKQRIQAVDNLPWINVEWLNKLGLKMPTTTEELKEVLIAFKTQDPNGNGKADEIPLSFINKPGGEDLTFLFAAFGLGENWDHTVVTNDGKVVFTAADEGYKEAVKYIHELVKEGLIDVESYQQDWNTYLAKGKDNKYGMYFTWDKANITGMNDTYDVLPPVAGPNGEVNVTRTNGIGLDRGRMVITSSNKNLESTAKWVDQLYDPLQSVQNNWGTYGDESQQNIFEFDEAKGMLKHLPLEGSAPVELRQKTSIAGPLSILDSYYDKYTTKPEDAAWRMELLDKVMVPHMKAENVYPSVFFSIDELDRLSTIETDLFAYVLRLRTEWYQNGKVDQEWDAYLKELDRLGLQEWLQIKQAGYDRNNK; this is encoded by the coding sequence ATGAAAAAAGTGAACAAATCCAGAAAAGCCGTTACAACGGCATCCATTTCCATGTTATCTGCAATGCTCTTTTTAACCGCCTGTGGCGGAGGTGGAGGCGGCGGCGCGGCAAGTGAGGCGCAATCCCCTGATGGCAAGGTGACATTGAATTTTATAACACAGAGCTCTCCGCTGGCTCCCGCTGATCCAAACGACAAGCTGATTAACAAGCGACTCGAAGAGAAAACCAATGTGCATATCAACTGGAAGAACTATACGAGTGATGTGTTTGCAGAAAAAAGAAACCTGGCGGTCGCCAGCGGTGATTTGCCGGATGCCATTTTTGATGCAGGTTACGGGGATTATGATCTCCTGAAACTGGCGAAGGACGGGGCGATCATTCCACTTGAGGACATGATTGAACAACACATGCCCAATCTGAAAAAGGTGCTGGAGGAAGCTCCCGAATACAAGAGCATGATTACGGCTCCAGACGGACATATTTATTCATTCCCATGGATTGAAGAACTCGGAAGTGGCAAACAACGGATTCAGGCAGTGGATAACTTACCCTGGATTAATGTGGAATGGTTGAACAAGCTTGGACTGAAGATGCCAACGACAACCGAAGAACTGAAAGAAGTACTGATCGCGTTCAAAACTCAAGATCCAAATGGCAACGGTAAGGCCGACGAAATTCCGTTATCTTTCATTAACAAACCGGGCGGAGAAGATCTGACATTTCTCTTTGCGGCATTTGGACTCGGAGAGAACTGGGATCATACCGTGGTAACCAATGATGGGAAAGTGGTCTTCACGGCAGCTGATGAAGGCTACAAGGAAGCGGTTAAATACATTCATGAGCTGGTTAAGGAAGGGCTGATCGATGTCGAATCGTACCAACAGGATTGGAACACGTACCTGGCGAAAGGCAAGGATAATAAGTACGGCATGTACTTCACATGGGATAAGGCTAACATTACAGGCATGAATGATACGTATGATGTTCTGCCTCCGGTTGCCGGGCCTAACGGAGAGGTCAATGTCACAAGAACAAACGGAATAGGACTTGATCGTGGTCGCATGGTCATTACCAGCAGCAATAAGAACCTGGAATCCACAGCGAAGTGGGTAGACCAATTGTACGATCCGCTCCAATCTGTGCAGAACAACTGGGGTACCTATGGAGACGAGAGTCAGCAAAATATTTTTGAATTCGATGAAGCCAAAGGCATGCTGAAACATCTTCCGCTGGAAGGATCTGCACCTGTGGAACTCAGACAAAAAACCAGTATCGCAGGACCATTGTCCATTCTCGACAGTTATTATGACAAATACACAACCAAACCGGAAGATGCGGCTTGGCGCATGGAACTTCTCGACAAGGTTATGGTTCCGCATATGAAAGCGGAGAACGTATATCCAAGTGTGTTCTTCTCCATTGATGAACTGGATCGATTGTCCACAATTGAGACCGATCTCTTCGCCTACGTGTTACGTCTGCGTACAGAATGGTATCAGAACGGGAAAGTAGATCAGGAGTGGGATGCTTACTTGAAAGAGCTGGATCGCCTTGGATTGCAAGAATGGCTACAGATTAAACAAGCGGGATATGACCGTAATAACAAATAA
- a CDS encoding carbohydrate ABC transporter permease — protein sequence MVVKHTGMDRLILTLNAIFLTCAVLVVVVPLIYIVIASFMDPTVLLNRGLSFNVSDWSLDGYQMILSNPAMIRGFANAVLYSVSFALITVTVSIFAGYALSDDRLAGRGFFMIIFIITMFFGGGLIPTYLLIRNLGMLDTVWAIIIPGAVNVWNIILSRTFFKGVPRELKEAANVDGASEMKIFFQIVIPLSKPIIFVLALYAFVGQWNSYFDAMIYLDNPNLHPLQLVLRSILIQNQAAPGMISDQLAMAELKRLSEMIKYSAIVISSLPLIIMYPFFQKYFEKGVMVGSLK from the coding sequence ATGGTTGTTAAACACACGGGAATGGATCGGTTGATCCTCACACTCAATGCTATCTTTCTCACCTGTGCTGTACTGGTTGTGGTTGTTCCCCTGATTTATATTGTTATCGCCTCATTCATGGACCCCACGGTGTTACTGAATCGTGGACTGTCCTTTAATGTATCGGACTGGAGTCTGGACGGATATCAGATGATTTTGTCCAATCCAGCCATGATCCGGGGGTTTGCAAATGCGGTATTGTACTCGGTTTCCTTTGCACTGATCACCGTGACCGTATCCATATTTGCAGGTTATGCATTGTCGGATGATAGGCTCGCGGGACGTGGATTTTTCATGATTATCTTTATCATTACAATGTTCTTCGGCGGGGGATTAATCCCTACATATCTACTCATACGTAATCTCGGCATGCTGGATACGGTGTGGGCGATCATCATCCCTGGAGCCGTTAACGTCTGGAACATCATTCTCTCCAGAACCTTTTTCAAAGGAGTCCCTCGAGAACTGAAAGAAGCTGCAAACGTGGATGGCGCCTCTGAGATGAAGATTTTCTTCCAGATCGTCATTCCATTGTCGAAACCGATCATTTTTGTACTCGCGCTCTATGCGTTCGTTGGTCAATGGAATTCCTATTTTGATGCAATGATCTATCTCGATAATCCGAACCTGCATCCGTTACAGCTCGTTCTGCGTTCGATTCTGATTCAGAATCAAGCTGCTCCGGGAATGATCAGTGATCAATTAGCAATGGCTGAATTGAAACGGCTCTCCGAGATGATTAAATACTCAGCGATTGTCATTTCGAGTCTGCCACTCATCATCATGTATCCGTTCTTCCAGAAGTATTTCGAAAAAGGTGTCATGGTCGGTTCCCTCAAATAG
- a CDS encoding ABC transporter permease: protein MLLAPALILTLIFKYIPMYGAIIAFKDFSPIKGIMGSDWVGLKHFEKFIASPNFDIILMNTLKLSFLGLIFSFPVPILLALMLNQVRKAGIKKNIQLFLYAPNFISVVVVVGMLFIFLSPTGPINQLATWITGQPIMFMSEPEYFRWIYILSDIWTGAGWASIIYVAALANVDPELHNAANLDGANLLQRIRHIDLPTIRPIMAIVFILAAGGIMSIGFEKAYLMQTSMNLPSSEIIATYVYKVGLQSGDYAYSAAVGLFNSVINVILLVTVNLIVKKLNEGEGLY from the coding sequence ATGTTGCTTGCACCAGCCTTAATTTTGACTCTTATCTTCAAGTACATTCCGATGTACGGAGCCATCATTGCGTTTAAGGATTTCAGTCCGATCAAAGGCATCATGGGCAGTGATTGGGTGGGACTGAAGCATTTTGAGAAATTTATAGCTTCACCCAATTTCGATATCATTTTAATGAATACGCTTAAACTCAGCTTTTTGGGATTGATATTCAGTTTCCCGGTGCCCATCTTACTGGCACTCATGCTGAATCAGGTACGCAAAGCTGGCATCAAGAAAAATATTCAATTGTTTCTGTACGCACCCAATTTCATCTCGGTTGTCGTTGTTGTGGGTATGCTGTTCATCTTCCTCTCACCGACAGGGCCGATTAATCAATTAGCCACATGGATTACAGGTCAGCCGATTATGTTCATGTCTGAACCGGAATATTTCCGCTGGATCTACATTTTGTCCGATATCTGGACTGGAGCAGGCTGGGCTTCCATTATATACGTCGCGGCCTTGGCCAATGTTGATCCGGAGCTTCACAATGCGGCTAATCTGGATGGAGCGAATCTCCTTCAGCGTATTCGCCACATTGACCTTCCAACGATTCGTCCGATTATGGCTATCGTCTTTATCCTTGCAGCTGGCGGGATTATGTCCATTGGATTTGAGAAGGCCTATCTGATGCAGACGTCCATGAACCTGCCTTCCTCCGAGATTATTGCCACGTATGTCTACAAGGTGGGACTACAGTCTGGAGATTACGCTTATTCTGCGGCAGTTGGATTGTTCAACTCGGTTATCAATGTGATTTTGCTGGTGACGGTGAATCTGATTGTGAAGAAATTGAATGAAGGCGAAGGCCTCTATTAG
- a CDS encoding LacI family DNA-binding transcriptional regulator, whose translation MAKEKVTIQDIADALGISRNTASKALNDSGNIPDETRNRVIKKAIELKYKQFAYMDNEHVLSKAPGNIALLTENLPNTSHFGSLLISGLEKRISAEGYNLSIHIVREDDQDTLTLPNNFDIAKVDGIICIELFDLEYTQLITDLGIPTIFIDCASNICYPEFQADLLLMENEHSIYQLTTKLIENGYTSIGFVGDYNHCKSFNERWVGYHRAMLEAGLQVDLSHCILDNDRLCFSKPGWLNQRVAELASLPSAYVCANDFIAVDLIRALKDRNVAVPQDIAICGFDNAPQSRIIEPALTTVHIYSNEMGIKTAEMLLSRINNPTQPYQVSHIVTKPIIRESTPAIMADHSQMVHSSAK comes from the coding sequence ATGGCAAAGGAAAAAGTCACGATACAAGACATTGCTGATGCTTTGGGGATCTCCAGGAATACGGCTTCCAAAGCATTAAATGATAGCGGAAACATCCCGGATGAGACCCGAAATCGTGTAATTAAAAAAGCAATTGAACTTAAATATAAACAGTTTGCCTATATGGACAATGAGCATGTTCTATCCAAGGCTCCGGGCAATATCGCCCTGTTAACTGAAAACCTGCCTAATACATCTCACTTTGGTTCGTTGTTAATCAGTGGTTTGGAGAAAAGAATCAGTGCGGAGGGATACAATCTCTCGATTCATATCGTGCGTGAAGACGATCAAGATACACTTACACTTCCCAACAATTTTGATATAGCCAAAGTAGACGGCATCATTTGCATTGAATTATTTGATCTGGAATATACACAGCTGATTACCGATCTGGGCATTCCCACCATCTTTATCGATTGCGCTTCCAACATATGTTATCCCGAATTCCAAGCAGATCTGCTACTCATGGAGAATGAACATAGCATCTATCAGTTAACCACAAAATTAATTGAGAACGGCTACACAAGTATTGGATTCGTCGGAGATTACAATCACTGCAAGAGCTTTAATGAACGATGGGTTGGATATCACCGTGCTATGCTGGAAGCGGGGTTGCAGGTCGACCTGTCCCATTGCATCCTAGATAATGATCGCCTTTGTTTCTCCAAGCCAGGATGGTTGAACCAGCGAGTGGCAGAGCTGGCATCCCTACCTTCCGCTTACGTATGCGCTAATGACTTCATTGCAGTCGATCTGATCAGGGCGTTAAAAGACAGAAATGTCGCTGTGCCGCAGGATATTGCGATATGCGGATTCGATAATGCACCCCAATCTCGAATTATTGAGCCAGCATTAACAACGGTTCATATTTATAGTAATGAGATGGGCATTAAGACTGCGGAGATGCTGTTATCCCGGATTAATAACCCGACACAGCCGTATCAGGTCTCCCACATTGTGACCAAACCCATTATCAGGGAGTCCACACCAGCAATCATGGCCGATCATTCTCAGATGGTTCATAGTTCTGCAAAATAA